The Longimicrobium sp. genome includes the window GGTGGGACGGATCGGCGAGGCGTATGGACGCCCGGGAACTCTGCCGCGAAACATGAGAGCCGGGGCGTGAACCGGCAATGGTGACAGGCGGTTCACCCGGCAGGAGTCGCGAGCGGATCAGACGGGCGATGCCTTCCGGCGGCGGACCTCGTCGAGCAGGGTGGGGAGCACCTGGCCTGCGGGGCCCTGCAGGAACACGTCGGCGGCGTGGGTGAGTTCGGAAGGCGTGGGATTCACCTCGATGATGCGTGCTCCCGCCCGGCGCGCCCCCAGCGGCAGCTCGGCCGCGGGCCACACCGTGCCGCTGGTGCCGATCAGCAGCATGGCATCGCAGCGGCTGGCGAGGGACCACGCGCGTTCGACGGCGGCGACGGGCAGCATCTCGCCGAACCACACCACATCAGGCCGGAGCGGCGATCCGCAGACGGAGCACTCGGGCGGGTCCTGCTCCTCGCCATCCTCGTACGGAGGCAGCTCGCCGGAAAAGAGGTGCCTGCGGTCCAGGCACTTCAGGCGGCGGATGCTCCCGTGCACCTCGATGACGTCCTCCGATCCCGCGTCCGTGTGCAGCCCGTCGACGTTTTGAGTCACGACGGCCAGCGAGGGGATCACCTTCGCCATCTCCGCGACCGCGAAGTGGCCGGCGTTGGGCCGCGCCTCCGCGATCCGCTGGCGCCGCCACGCGTACCAGCTCCACACGCGCCGTGGGTCGCGGCGAAATCCCTGCTCCGTCGCCAGCTCCTGCGGGTCGAAGTTGGCCCACAGCCCCTCCATGGCGTCGCGGAAGGTGGGGATGCCGCTCTCCTTGGACATCCCCGCCCCGCTGCTCACCACCACGCGCTCCGCCCGCGCCAGGATCTCCGCCGCGCGCGTCAGCCCTTCCGGCGTCACGCGGACGCCTCGCCTGCGCGGTGTACGGTTTCGCCCGCCACCATCGTCAGCAGGCAGGTCATTCCGCGCACCTCGTCGGGCGTGCACGCCAGCGGATCGACGTCCCACGCCACCAGGTCGGCGTCGTAGCCGGGAAGCAGGCGGCCAGTGCGGTGCGCGAGCCCCGCAGCGGCGGCGGGACCCTCGGTGTATGCGCGCAGCGCCTGCTCCGCCAAAATCGCGTTCTCCTGCCACCATCCGTCCGCCGGCTCGCCATCCCACCCCACGCGACGGACGGCGGAGAACAGCCCGAGCCGCGGATCGCACGTTTCCACCGGCACGTCCGAGCCGAACGCCAGCGTCATCCCCGCCCGCAGCAGGTGCGAGAACGGGTAGGCGCCGCGCGACCGCTCGTGTCCCCAGTTGCGCTCGGCGGTGGGGATGTCGGTCATCAGGTGGATGGGCTGCATCGACCCGATCAGCCCCGAGCGCCCGGCCCGCTCCCACAGGTCGGGCGGGCACAGCTGCACGTGCTCGATGCGGTGCGGCATCGCGCCCACGCGCGGCGCCGATCCCAGCACGTCGATCGCCAACTCCACCGCCGCGTCGCCGATGG containing:
- a CDS encoding NAD-dependent deacylase, coding for MTPEGLTRAAEILARAERVVVSSGAGMSKESGIPTFRDAMEGLWANFDPQELATEQGFRRDPRRVWSWYAWRRQRIAEARPNAGHFAVAEMAKVIPSLAVVTQNVDGLHTDAGSEDVIEVHGSIRRLKCLDRRHLFSGELPPYEDGEEQDPPECSVCGSPLRPDVVWFGEMLPVAAVERAWSLASRCDAMLLIGTSGTVWPAAELPLGARRAGARIIEVNPTPSELTHAADVFLQGPAGQVLPTLLDEVRRRKASPV
- a CDS encoding amidohydrolase — its product is TAWMREAYEGTPGNLGISTLPPDEFRAHVRRAAEAGISSTVHAIGDAAVELAIDVLGSAPRVGAMPHRIEHVQLCPPDLWERAGRSGLIGSMQPIHLMTDIPTAERNWGHERSRGAYPFSHLLRAGMTLAFGSDVPVETCDPRLGLFSAVRRVGWDGEPADGWWQENAILAEQALRAYTEGPAAAAGLAHRTGRLLPGYDADLVAWDVDPLACTPDEVRGMTCLLTMVAGETVHRAGEASA